In Carbonactinospora thermoautotrophica, the genomic stretch CAGGGACACCAGTTCGTCAGTTGACGTGTCAGGATCCGGGGCTGTCCCGCCCCGTTGTTAGGGGGTCGAGCCAATGGGGCGCGGCCGAGCCAAGGCCAAGCAGACGAAGGTCGCTCGCCAGCTGAAGTACAACAGCGGTGGCGTAGACCTTGACCGTCTGGCCGCCGAGCTGGGCGTCAAGCGCAACGAGTCGTCCTTCGACGACGAGCTCGATGACCCGTATGCCGCGTACGCGGACTACGCGGACGACGAGGA encodes the following:
- a CDS encoding DUF3073 domain-containing protein; this encodes MGRGRAKAKQTKVARQLKYNSGGVDLDRLAAELGVKRNESSFDDELDDPYAAYADYADDEDDGEDDGNSKYRR